In one Catenovulum adriaticum genomic region, the following are encoded:
- a CDS encoding efflux RND transporter permease subunit, translating into MSEHIKDDLASLSVRRPFLILVINLLIALAGIAALNHVEIRELPDVDRPIVSVRGVLPGATPETMDAEVTGIVEGAVARVSGIKNIRSSSEENNFRIHAEFTADTDLMTAASDVREAINQIQRDLPDNVEQISVVKAQEDAKPIINIAITSQNLKQEELTRIIEKDIVPEIIGINGVADVPLFGDRMRVLHVVIDPLRLASFSLTVNDLANVLYDAPLDVPTGSFRAEDQELLVRANATTVTEEQVKDIIIKGNTRIGDVAQVYFGPEDVESLVYLNKNPVIGLGVIRQAHSNTIEISQRVKKIVERLNKKYKNIQLTITDDSAIFIESSVAEVLSSLAMTIVIVVGALWLFLGSLRATLIPSAAIPLALIGTLAGIWLMGFSINITTLLAIVLATGLVVDDAIVVLENIQRLSVKGLKPRAAAVLGTRQVIFAVIATTAVLVSVFVPIALIPGSAGQMFREFGFVLACAVIISSFVALSIVPAMAARFPLAKPQKNAKPGLLTRVGLKLAGVYANSIHFVLNKAKWFFVLALGLALTAGWVYPKLANELLPSEDRGVLYIDATGPDGVGLNYISRQAEQIEAIAEPYLEQGIITDIMTTVGRYDPNRAQIMLPFVPWNQRSITQQEVMAEISQKVREIPGARIRVGSPNSLNIRGNVGGIEVALLGNDYQHIYSAALAMTDAINEQSTNITAPDISYRPTQPQLSLEIDRRRAADLGISLNEIANTLRAVVDGWDLVDLSIADESIPIMLESSSTRVSSPQDLANLYISSASGQQLPLSSVVTMKENSVAAELDRHAQRRAIEISADITEGYPLADAMADMQAMANQVLPDDVQMIFLGEAQTLDETSNEVIFTYAIALLVVFLVLCAQFEGVASAINVMTVVPFGLAAAVYALWLTDTSVNIYSQIGLVMLIGLMAKNGILMVEFADQLRDKGLGIREAIEQAANVRLRPIALTMVSTILGGLPLILSSGAGAEARSAIGWVMFGGLGLAALFTLYLTPIVYLATAKFHKPRGHEQQALESELKTVEHIH; encoded by the coding sequence ATGAGTGAACATATTAAAGATGATTTAGCATCGCTTAGCGTAAGGCGTCCTTTTTTAATTTTAGTGATTAATTTATTAATTGCTTTAGCTGGTATAGCAGCTTTAAATCACGTTGAAATCAGAGAGCTACCCGATGTAGACCGACCTATAGTTTCTGTGCGAGGCGTACTGCCTGGTGCCACCCCAGAAACCATGGATGCGGAAGTAACAGGCATTGTTGAAGGCGCTGTGGCTAGAGTGTCTGGTATTAAAAATATTCGCTCTTCCAGTGAAGAAAATAATTTTAGAATTCATGCCGAATTTACCGCTGATACCGATTTAATGACAGCCGCATCAGATGTTCGTGAAGCTATTAATCAAATTCAGCGAGACTTGCCTGATAATGTTGAGCAAATCAGTGTTGTTAAAGCTCAAGAAGATGCAAAGCCCATTATTAACATTGCCATCACTAGCCAAAATTTAAAACAAGAAGAGCTAACTCGCATTATTGAAAAAGACATAGTGCCAGAAATTATTGGTATTAACGGGGTTGCCGATGTGCCTTTATTTGGTGACCGAATGCGTGTTTTGCATGTGGTGATTGATCCACTCAGGCTCGCCAGCTTTAGTTTAACCGTGAACGATTTAGCTAATGTTTTATATGATGCCCCGCTTGATGTCCCTACCGGAAGCTTTAGAGCTGAAGATCAAGAACTTTTAGTACGCGCTAATGCCACTACAGTCACTGAAGAGCAAGTTAAAGATATTATTATTAAAGGCAATACCCGCATTGGAGATGTTGCACAAGTTTACTTTGGCCCAGAAGATGTAGAATCTTTAGTCTATTTAAATAAAAATCCAGTTATCGGTTTAGGGGTTATCAGGCAAGCTCATTCAAATACCATTGAAATATCACAACGAGTAAAAAAAATTGTTGAGCGACTCAATAAAAAATATAAAAATATTCAGCTTACGATTACCGACGATAGCGCTATTTTTATTGAAAGCTCAGTGGCCGAAGTTTTATCCAGCTTAGCGATGACCATTGTTATTGTGGTTGGTGCTTTATGGCTATTTTTAGGTAGTTTACGCGCTACCTTAATTCCAAGCGCGGCAATTCCGCTAGCTTTAATTGGCACATTAGCTGGCATTTGGCTAATGGGCTTTTCAATCAATATAACCACATTACTCGCTATTGTATTGGCGACCGGTTTAGTGGTTGATGACGCCATAGTGGTACTTGAAAATATTCAGCGATTAAGTGTAAAAGGGTTAAAACCCCGAGCCGCAGCTGTTTTAGGGACTCGTCAGGTAATATTTGCAGTAATCGCAACTACAGCTGTGCTAGTGAGTGTGTTTGTTCCTATTGCATTAATTCCGGGTTCAGCTGGCCAAATGTTTCGCGAATTTGGTTTTGTTTTAGCGTGCGCTGTTATTATCTCTTCATTTGTAGCTTTATCTATTGTCCCCGCAATGGCCGCTCGCTTTCCGCTCGCTAAACCACAAAAAAATGCCAAACCAGGCTTATTAACCAGAGTGGGGTTAAAGTTAGCCGGTGTTTACGCTAACTCAATTCACTTTGTATTAAATAAAGCAAAATGGTTTTTTGTATTAGCTTTAGGTTTAGCGCTGACGGCAGGCTGGGTTTACCCTAAACTAGCTAATGAACTATTACCCAGCGAAGATAGAGGGGTTTTATATATAGATGCAACAGGGCCAGACGGCGTAGGCTTAAACTATATTAGCCGCCAAGCAGAGCAAATAGAGGCAATTGCCGAACCGTATTTAGAGCAAGGCATTATTACCGATATAATGACTACGGTTGGTCGTTATGATCCAAACCGCGCCCAAATAATGTTGCCCTTTGTTCCTTGGAACCAAAGAAGTATTACTCAGCAAGAGGTCATGGCTGAAATTAGTCAAAAAGTAAGAGAAATCCCCGGCGCCCGTATCCGAGTTGGGAGCCCTAATAGTTTAAATATTCGTGGTAACGTAGGCGGAATTGAAGTTGCTTTATTAGGTAATGATTACCAGCATATTTATTCGGCTGCGCTTGCCATGACGGATGCAATTAACGAACAAAGCACAAATATCACCGCACCTGATATTTCATATCGGCCGACTCAACCCCAATTATCACTCGAAATTGACAGGCGCCGCGCTGCTGATTTAGGTATTTCACTTAACGAAATTGCTAATACTTTAAGAGCTGTGGTTGATGGATGGGACTTAGTAGATTTAAGCATCGCGGATGAGTCAATTCCTATCATGTTAGAATCATCATCCACTCGGGTTTCATCACCGCAAGATTTAGCAAATTTATATATTTCAAGTGCTTCAGGCCAACAATTGCCGCTTTCAAGCGTAGTAACAATGAAAGAAAACAGTGTCGCGGCTGAACTAGATAGACATGCACAAAGACGCGCAATTGAAATTAGTGCAGATATAACCGAAGGCTACCCACTAGCAGATGCAATGGCTGACATGCAAGCGATGGCGAATCAAGTATTGCCTGACGATGTGCAGATGATCTTTTTAGGTGAAGCACAAACGCTAGACGAAACTTCAAACGAAGTAATCTTTACTTATGCAATTGCATTGTTAGTCGTATTTTTAGTTTTATGCGCGCAATTTGAAGGGGTTGCCAGTGCAATAAATGTAATGACTGTGGTGCCATTTGGCTTAGCCGCTGCCGTGTATGCGCTTTGGTTAACCGATACCAGTGTTAATATTTATTCTCAAATTGGCTTAGTCATGCTAATTGGTTTAATGGCTAAAAATGGTATTTTAATGGTTGAATTTGCCGATCAATTGCGTGACAAAGGACTCGGTATTCGAGAAGCGATTGAGCAAGCTGCGAACGTGCGTTTACGCCCTATCGCGCTTACCATGGTATCAACTATTTTAGGTGGCTTACCGCTTATTTTAAGTTCAGGTGCGGGGGCAGAAGCGCGCAGTGCTATTGGTTGGGTTATGTTTGGTGGTTTAGGTTTAGCGGCTTTATTTACGCTATATTTAACGCCAATAGTTTATTTAGCAACTGCAAAGTTCCATAAACCCAGAGGACACGAGCAACAAGCTTTAGAATCTGAATTAAAAACGGTTGAACATATCCATTAG
- a CDS encoding acetate kinase, with amino-acid sequence MNNNNYLIINSGSSSVKFSLYVADHVEATLTGIAERLSTEQTKMSWTFENNKRELELAGADHREVLHNLFNILSKLNLFKSLTAIGHRIVHGGEYFKSSALITPNVLTKIEACSALAPLHNPAAVTGIQAVLEQLPDIPQVAVFDTAFHQTMPEHAFLYGLPYELYESQGIRKYGFHGTSHQYVANQAITKLGLDKNNSGLITAHLGNGCSICAVQNGASIDTSMGFTPLEGVMMGTRSGDIDPSIHQFLANKLNLPLAEITNILNKRSGLLGLSGSSNDMRTLSAKANEGDKQAALAIEVFAYRLAKSIAGMVAGLSRLDALVFTGGIGENSFLVRAKVLSHLTVLGFELDPELNNQGGDNLGLITKANSRRATIIHTQEEWVIAQDTIRLTQTEA; translated from the coding sequence TTGAACAATAACAATTATCTCATCATCAATTCGGGTAGTTCGTCAGTTAAATTTTCTTTATATGTTGCAGATCACGTTGAAGCAACCTTAACAGGTATCGCTGAGCGATTATCAACCGAACAAACAAAAATGAGTTGGACGTTTGAAAATAACAAACGTGAACTCGAATTAGCTGGCGCCGATCATCGCGAAGTACTACACAATTTATTCAACATTTTATCTAAACTTAATTTGTTTAAATCCCTTACAGCAATCGGTCACAGAATAGTTCATGGCGGTGAATACTTTAAATCTTCTGCGCTTATTACCCCAAATGTATTAACTAAAATTGAAGCTTGCAGCGCTTTAGCGCCTTTGCATAACCCTGCAGCAGTAACAGGTATTCAAGCTGTTTTAGAGCAATTACCCGATATCCCTCAAGTCGCCGTTTTTGATACGGCTTTTCATCAAACCATGCCTGAGCATGCTTTTTTATATGGTTTACCTTATGAATTATATGAATCTCAAGGTATTCGAAAATATGGATTTCATGGTACCAGCCACCAATACGTGGCAAATCAAGCAATCACTAAATTAGGCTTAGATAAAAACAACAGTGGTTTAATCACTGCCCATTTAGGTAACGGTTGTAGTATTTGCGCTGTTCAAAATGGAGCATCGATTGATACCAGCATGGGCTTTACACCACTAGAAGGTGTGATGATGGGTACTCGTAGTGGTGATATTGATCCCAGCATACATCAATTTTTAGCTAATAAACTAAACCTGCCTTTAGCAGAAATAACAAACATACTAAATAAACGCAGTGGTTTATTAGGGTTATCCGGCTCAAGTAACGATATGCGAACTTTATCGGCAAAAGCGAATGAAGGTGATAAACAAGCCGCCTTAGCGATTGAGGTATTTGCTTATCGTTTAGCAAAAAGTATTGCTGGTATGGTTGCCGGGCTGTCTCGCCTCGATGCATTAGTTTTCACAGGCGGCATTGGCGAAAACTCTTTTTTAGTACGCGCTAAAGTATTATCTCATTTAACCGTGCTAGGGTTTGAATTAGATCCAGAATTAAACAACCAAGGAGGCGACAACCTTGGTTTAATTACTAAAGCAAATTCTCGTCGAGCCACCATTATCCATACTCAAGAAGAATGGGTCATTGCGCAAGATACCATTCGTTTAACTCAAACCGAAGCTTAA
- the pta gene encoding phosphate acetyltransferase: protein MNHSLFLTPTGYGAGLTSVCLGLVRSLDQLGVRVAFCKPIAQHGGLAQQIDPSLLFVNAMQGLTPPDPIPLEKAQRMLANGDIEQLMEEVVTICEESAKDADLLIIEGLVPQKNLPFIVRINTQIANTLDSDVILVAAKNELSELELNQQISLSSNFYGGTRSKKVLGCILNKVGAPAGRIQALMALDDGEVSPIEPVKDLSQLAVFKPKEFRCLGQVRYNPQLLAPRTIDIHQHLDCQILNPNADLNRRVLGVSICARKLTNMLHTLKAGTLVVTPGDRDDILLTACMAVLNGVPLAGILLTGGYMPDKALMNLCQAAFDTGVAIMLVNSNTYRTAQYLDELNSDVPADDNIRMEQVMNAVAESLDVNWFAEHIKVKRTPRLSPAAFRHHLVQSARSQPKTIVLPEGEEPRTIHAAVICAQKQIANCILLGDPEVIKRSAESLSIELPDRVKIVSPQSILNDYVEPIMEMRKHKGITEDTARELLEDTVVLGTMMLALNKVDGLVSGAVNTTANTIRPALQLIKTAPESKLVSSVFFMCLPEQVLVYGDCAVNPDPSAEALADIAIQSGDSAKAFGITPKIAMISYSTGESGIGSDVDKVREATKIAQQKRPDLLIDGPLQYDAASVASVAAKKAPDSPVAGQATVFVFPDLNTGNTTYKAVQRSANVVSIGPMLQGLRKPVNDLSRGALVEDIVYTIALTAIQAQNS, encoded by the coding sequence TTGAATCACAGTTTATTTTTAACCCCAACTGGCTATGGTGCAGGTTTAACCTCGGTTTGTTTAGGTTTAGTTCGCTCACTTGATCAATTAGGGGTTCGTGTTGCTTTTTGTAAACCTATTGCTCAGCATGGTGGTTTAGCTCAGCAAATTGACCCTTCGTTATTGTTTGTAAATGCGATGCAAGGCTTAACACCACCCGACCCGATTCCACTTGAAAAAGCCCAGCGCATGTTAGCGAATGGCGATATAGAACAGCTAATGGAAGAAGTCGTCACTATTTGTGAAGAAAGCGCCAAAGATGCTGATTTATTAATTATTGAAGGCTTAGTACCGCAAAAAAACTTGCCTTTTATTGTGCGCATTAATACCCAAATCGCTAATACCCTCGACAGTGATGTGATTTTAGTCGCTGCTAAAAACGAGCTTTCAGAATTAGAACTTAACCAACAAATTAGTTTATCGTCTAATTTTTATGGCGGTACTCGCAGCAAAAAAGTATTAGGCTGTATTTTAAATAAAGTCGGCGCGCCAGCAGGACGAATTCAGGCATTAATGGCCTTAGACGATGGCGAAGTTTCACCGATTGAGCCCGTTAAAGATCTATCACAATTAGCGGTATTTAAACCTAAAGAATTTAGGTGTTTGGGCCAAGTTAGATACAATCCTCAGTTACTGGCCCCCAGAACGATTGATATTCATCAACATTTAGATTGCCAAATATTAAACCCAAATGCAGATTTAAACCGCCGAGTGTTAGGGGTAAGCATTTGCGCACGTAAATTAACAAATATGTTGCACACCTTAAAAGCCGGCACTTTGGTTGTGACCCCTGGCGATAGAGACGACATTTTATTAACTGCTTGTATGGCCGTATTAAATGGTGTGCCGTTAGCAGGTATTTTATTAACCGGCGGTTATATGCCAGACAAAGCGTTAATGAATTTATGCCAAGCAGCATTTGATACCGGCGTGGCTATTATGCTGGTTAACAGTAATACTTATCGCACCGCACAATATTTAGATGAGCTAAACAGTGACGTACCTGCCGATGATAATATTCGCATGGAGCAAGTGATGAATGCGGTCGCAGAATCATTAGACGTTAATTGGTTTGCCGAGCACATTAAAGTAAAACGAACGCCAAGACTATCACCCGCCGCTTTTCGCCATCATTTAGTGCAGTCTGCTCGCTCACAACCTAAAACCATTGTTTTACCGGAAGGTGAAGAACCCAGAACGATTCATGCCGCCGTAATTTGTGCACAAAAGCAAATTGCCAACTGTATTTTATTAGGCGATCCAGAAGTCATTAAACGCAGCGCTGAAAGCCTATCAATTGAGCTGCCAGATAGGGTTAAAATAGTTTCACCCCAATCTATTTTAAATGACTATGTTGAGCCAATAATGGAAATGCGAAAGCATAAAGGCATAACCGAAGATACCGCACGTGAATTATTAGAAGACACAGTGGTATTAGGCACCATGATGCTGGCATTAAACAAAGTAGATGGCTTGGTATCTGGCGCGGTCAATACCACAGCGAATACGATTAGACCCGCCCTCCAGTTAATAAAAACAGCACCCGAAAGCAAACTGGTTTCATCTGTGTTTTTTATGTGTTTACCTGAACAAGTTTTAGTATACGGTGACTGTGCCGTTAACCCTGATCCTAGTGCCGAGGCGTTAGCAGATATAGCGATTCAATCAGGCGATTCAGCTAAAGCTTTTGGGATCACCCCCAAAATTGCGATGATTAGTTATAGCACGGGTGAAAGTGGTATTGGCAGTGATGTGGATAAAGTGAGAGAAGCCACCAAAATTGCACAACAAAAACGTCCGGATTTATTAATTGACGGCCCATTGCAATACGATGCAGCCTCTGTTGCCAGCGTTGCCGCTAAAAAAGCACCTGACAGCCCAGTAGCCGGACAAGCAACCGTATTTGTATTTCCAGATTTAAATACCGGCAACACCACCTATAAAGCCGTTCAGAGATCGGCAAATGTAGTTAGCATAGGCCCTATGCTACAAGGCTTGCGCAAACCAGTTAATGATTTAAGCCGAGGCGCATTGGTAGAAGATATTGTATATACCATCGCCCTAACCGCTATTCAGGCACAAAATAGTTAA
- a CDS encoding ATP-binding protein has translation MQRNLLNALIAWKNHPVRKPLLIDGARQTGKTYLLQELFGSTFANILRIDFLENPAYKEAFDGSLSPDELIMNIELLTNQAFNPETDLLILDEIGECERAVTSLKYFSEKAPSYFVAASGSNIGLLNTFPVGKVEQYNLRPLTFQEFIYASNEQALIKAFDSQASTLAVHTKLMDKLTDYFFTGGMPEAVSAWYQFKDSSILDRVEKVTKIHADLVDGYRRDFGKYAGKVDATLIESVFNSIPAQLSLVSDESVKRFKFKHVYGRKSRYGDFETAIHWLNCCRLALPNYPVEGLPKSPLAAYKKENMVKLFLFDVGLLNHMLGSSYKEIKQQNYEYKGYVAENFVQQELTAIGVDPSYSWNDARAEIEFILATDEGDIVPVEVKSGKRTRAKSLASYVEKCAPSKTFKLTGTQGSSALEQTNIVMPLYFTQYLPQRW, from the coding sequence ATGCAGCGTAACTTACTCAACGCCTTAATAGCATGGAAAAACCATCCTGTGCGAAAGCCATTATTGATTGATGGCGCAAGACAAACAGGTAAAACCTATCTGCTGCAAGAGTTGTTTGGGAGCACCTTTGCCAACATCCTTCGTATCGACTTCCTTGAAAATCCTGCCTACAAAGAGGCGTTCGATGGTTCACTGTCACCTGACGAGCTAATAATGAACATTGAGTTGTTAACCAATCAGGCGTTCAACCCAGAAACCGACCTGCTGATACTAGATGAAATTGGCGAATGTGAACGTGCCGTTACTTCACTTAAGTATTTTTCCGAAAAAGCACCGTCCTATTTTGTCGCTGCTAGCGGCTCGAACATTGGCTTGCTCAACACCTTCCCTGTAGGCAAGGTAGAACAATACAATTTACGACCACTGACCTTCCAAGAATTTATTTACGCATCCAACGAGCAAGCACTGATCAAAGCATTTGATAGTCAAGCAAGCACACTGGCGGTGCACACTAAATTGATGGATAAACTAACAGACTACTTTTTTACCGGTGGTATGCCGGAAGCCGTTTCTGCTTGGTATCAGTTTAAAGATTCAAGCATTTTAGATCGGGTGGAAAAAGTCACAAAAATTCATGCCGATTTAGTTGACGGTTACCGCCGCGATTTTGGCAAGTACGCGGGCAAGGTCGATGCCACACTGATTGAATCGGTATTTAATAGCATTCCAGCGCAGCTATCACTTGTGAGCGATGAGTCCGTTAAACGCTTTAAATTTAAGCACGTGTATGGGCGTAAATCTCGCTATGGCGATTTTGAAACCGCGATCCATTGGCTCAACTGCTGCCGCTTAGCTTTGCCAAACTACCCTGTTGAAGGGTTGCCGAAATCTCCGCTGGCGGCCTATAAAAAAGAAAATATGGTTAAACTGTTTCTGTTTGATGTGGGCCTGCTCAATCATATGCTGGGCAGTAGTTATAAAGAGATTAAGCAACAAAACTATGAGTACAAAGGCTATGTGGCTGAAAACTTTGTACAACAAGAGCTCACTGCTATTGGCGTTGACCCAAGTTATTCATGGAATGACGCCCGCGCCGAAATCGAATTTATTTTGGCAACCGATGAAGGCGATATCGTCCCTGTTGAAGTCAAAAGTGGTAAACGTACAAGAGCTAAATCATTGGCATCCTACGTTGAAAAATGTGCACCCAGTAAAACCTTTAAGCTAACTGGCACACAAGGCTCATCAGCGTTAGAACAAACCAATATCGTGATGCCCTTGTATTTCACCCAGTATTTACCTCAGAGATGGTAA
- a CDS encoding YicC/YloC family endoribonuclease, translating to MTIHSMTAFARREKKSEWGTFTWEIRSVNQRYLETYFRLPEQFRALEPVLREKARKSMQRGKLEINLRITDTDKAVGSLSLNQNLVEQLCQHAQQIQKQLPDSQINPVDIMRWPGVMQAQEQDMDAQHAELLAEFDLTIVDFLAARASEGENLKAMIEQRLSAISAQVDIVRSEMPEVLKWQRERIETKLADFKEQVDEARIEQELIMLAQRVDVAEELDRLESHIKETGQKILKKGGACGRRLDFMMQEFNREANTLASKSINTTVTNAAVDVKVLIEQMREQIQNIE from the coding sequence ATGACAATTCATAGCATGACGGCATTTGCACGCCGTGAAAAAAAATCAGAATGGGGTACATTCACTTGGGAAATTCGCTCAGTTAATCAAAGATACCTTGAAACTTATTTCCGTTTACCAGAGCAATTTAGAGCACTTGAACCCGTGCTTAGAGAAAAAGCTCGTAAATCAATGCAGCGCGGTAAGTTAGAAATTAATTTGCGGATAACAGATACAGATAAAGCCGTTGGTAGCTTATCATTAAATCAAAATTTGGTTGAGCAGCTATGCCAACATGCGCAGCAAATACAAAAACAATTGCCAGACTCACAAATTAATCCAGTTGATATCATGCGCTGGCCGGGTGTAATGCAGGCTCAAGAGCAAGATATGGATGCCCAACATGCAGAGTTATTAGCTGAGTTTGATCTAACCATTGTCGACTTTTTAGCAGCAAGAGCCAGCGAAGGCGAAAACTTAAAAGCGATGATAGAGCAAAGACTAAGCGCGATTTCAGCACAAGTTGATATAGTACGCAGTGAAATGCCAGAAGTTTTAAAATGGCAGCGCGAGCGCATTGAAACTAAACTAGCAGATTTCAAAGAGCAAGTAGACGAAGCCCGAATTGAGCAAGAGCTTATTATGCTAGCACAACGTGTTGATGTAGCCGAGGAGCTAGACAGGTTAGAGTCGCACATTAAAGAAACCGGCCAAAAAATTCTTAAAAAAGGTGGCGCCTGCGGCCGACGCTTAGATTTTATGATGCAAGAATTCAACCGCGAAGCCAACACTCTAGCCTCTAAATCAATCAATACCACAGTCACCAATGCAGCGGTAGATGTAAAAGTATTAATTGAGCAGATGAGAGAGCAGATCCAGAATATAGAATAG
- the ubiB gene encoding ubiquinone biosynthesis regulatory protein kinase UbiB: MSIWRFYIILRTLLTYGLDELIPERFQKWHFKLARRLIFWLRNRYPNDPVEVRLRLALQSLGPVFVKFGQMLSTRRDLLPLEISQELRLLQDKVNPFDGEQARQLIEKAWKVDSLDEYLSYFEVEPLASASIAQVHAAQLKDDSGFSHKDIVIKVIRPGITETMRADVELMKTMARVLAKLLPDGKRLRPIEVVKEYQKTLFDELDLMREAANTIQLKRNFSDSKSLYVPAVHSDLCRNNVMVMERIYGIPVGDIEALEAQNTNMKLLAERGVEIFFTQVFRDSFFHADMHPGNIFVSTENPDDPMYIGIDCGIVGTLNKNDKRYLADNFIAFFNRDYRKVAELHVDSGWVPRDTNVEDFEFAIRTVCEPIFEKPLAEISFGHVLLNLFNTARRFQMEVQPQLVLLQKTLLYIEGLGRQLYPQLDLWKTAKPFLENWVKQQVGLPAIFNAVKENAPFWGEKLPEIPDLVYDALKNQKAQQAQQQALLKLLEQRQKQQNKLLPQIGHIAAISAVLIYCLKDNWHLSLALLAAAVICWAMSKRK, translated from the coding sequence GTGAGCATTTGGCGTTTTTATATCATTTTACGAACTTTATTAACTTACGGTTTAGATGAATTAATACCTGAGCGTTTTCAAAAATGGCATTTTAAACTGGCCCGACGTTTAATTTTTTGGTTACGCAATCGTTATCCTAATGATCCGGTTGAAGTGAGACTGCGCTTAGCTTTGCAATCATTAGGTCCGGTTTTTGTTAAATTTGGCCAAATGTTATCGACACGCCGCGATTTATTGCCATTAGAAATATCTCAAGAACTCAGATTATTGCAGGATAAAGTTAATCCTTTTGATGGTGAGCAAGCCAGACAACTGATTGAAAAAGCGTGGAAAGTTGATTCGTTAGATGAATACTTAAGTTATTTTGAAGTTGAACCACTCGCCTCGGCATCTATTGCACAAGTACACGCCGCGCAGCTTAAAGATGATTCAGGCTTTAGCCATAAAGACATTGTTATTAAAGTGATTCGCCCCGGCATTACCGAAACCATGCGCGCCGACGTTGAATTAATGAAAACCATGGCTCGCGTTTTGGCTAAATTATTACCTGACGGCAAACGTTTACGCCCTATTGAAGTGGTAAAAGAGTATCAAAAAACTTTATTTGATGAACTTGATTTGATGCGCGAAGCAGCCAATACCATCCAATTAAAACGCAATTTCTCAGACTCAAAATCTTTATATGTACCCGCCGTTCATTCAGACTTATGCCGCAATAATGTGATGGTGATGGAGCGCATTTATGGTATTCCAGTTGGTGATATTGAAGCTTTAGAAGCTCAAAATACCAATATGAAACTGCTGGCAGAGCGGGGCGTTGAAATATTTTTTACCCAAGTATTTAGAGACAGCTTTTTTCATGCCGACATGCACCCAGGGAACATTTTTGTTTCAACAGAAAACCCAGATGATCCTATGTATATAGGTATAGATTGCGGTATTGTTGGCACGCTCAATAAAAATGATAAACGCTACTTAGCTGATAATTTTATTGCTTTTTTTAATCGTGATTATCGCAAAGTCGCAGAGCTACATGTTGATTCCGGCTGGGTGCCAAGAGACACCAATGTGGAAGATTTTGAATTTGCGATTAGAACCGTTTGCGAGCCTATATTTGAAAAACCATTAGCTGAAATATCATTTGGCCATGTACTGTTAAATTTATTTAATACTGCGCGTCGTTTTCAAATGGAAGTTCAGCCACAGTTGGTACTGCTGCAAAAAACTTTACTTTATATTGAAGGCTTAGGCCGACAATTGTACCCACAATTAGATTTATGGAAAACCGCTAAACCTTTTTTAGAAAACTGGGTAAAACAGCAAGTGGGTTTACCAGCTATTTTTAATGCGGTTAAAGAAAACGCGCCTTTTTGGGGTGAAAAATTACCTGAAATTCCAGATCTAGTTTACGATGCATTAAAAAATCAAAAAGCTCAACAAGCGCAGCAACAAGCGTTACTTAAGCTACTCGAACAAAGACAAAAGCAGCAAAACAAACTATTGCCACAAATCGGCCACATTGCCGCGATTTCAGCCGTGCTTATTTATTGTCTTAAAGATAATTGGCATTTAAGTTTAGCGTTATTAGCAGCCGCAGTTATTTGTTGGGCAATGAGTAAACGAAAATAA
- a CDS encoding ubiquinone biosynthesis accessory factor UbiJ: protein MPTASLISGFIEHSANYWLKTSGHYKSAPKKLIGKIVVVELTDLSLVLVMQINQQGLLNVYSPLEGNADCAIKTTLIGLQKLQQPAQITALIKAGEVDIDGDVQLAQQFSDWLKASLVYWQDILASVTGDIGAHQITDIAQQAQSLALQKTDDAKRAFSHIVWDEKRLAPHPIEFADFSKQVLTVRQQTDRLAARIQQLSQQIEAES from the coding sequence ATGCCAACAGCCAGTTTAATCAGTGGATTTATTGAGCACAGCGCTAATTATTGGCTTAAAACCAGTGGTCATTATAAAAGCGCACCTAAAAAGTTAATTGGCAAAATAGTGGTTGTTGAGTTAACTGATTTATCGCTTGTATTGGTAATGCAAATTAATCAGCAAGGTTTACTCAATGTGTATTCGCCTCTAGAAGGCAATGCTGATTGTGCGATTAAAACCACGTTAATCGGTTTGCAAAAGTTGCAACAGCCGGCGCAAATTACCGCTCTGATTAAAGCTGGTGAAGTTGATATAGACGGTGATGTGCAGCTCGCTCAGCAATTTTCTGATTGGCTTAAAGCCAGCCTAGTTTACTGGCAAGATATTTTAGCCAGTGTAACTGGTGATATTGGCGCGCATCAAATAACGGATATCGCTCAGCAAGCACAAAGCTTAGCTTTACAAAAAACGGATGATGCTAAAAGAGCATTCAGCCATATTGTTTGGGATGAAAAGCGCCTTGCGCCTCATCCAATAGAGTTTGCGGATTTTTCCAAACAAGTATTAACGGTCAGGCAGCAAACTGATAGGTTAGCCGCTAGAATTCAACAACTTTCCCAACAAATAGAAGCAGAATCGTGA